The following are from one region of the Leishmania braziliensis MHOM/BR/75/M2904 complete genome, chromosome 21 genome:
- a CDS encoding putative protein kinase — MATVDTVKGRYSSYKLLNEVGRGGSALVYRAQDVATHKDVAVKQLFGNRPQDIEDWLREVDALHSLNSHHCPHVVKYVDHMQQHDRLFLVEEFTEHGSLLRRLKKKGRFAEDIVCQYVYQVLTALYHMAPWGVVHGDLKASNILLFDGDVVKLNDFALRSRAEDEHEDAERHITASSTSSAEASSLTRGSRAGRSTSEEGAGIALSGFRGSAYWAAPEVLSGASKATAASDIWSVGCLVVELLTGTPPYFERTIHNAIYHILKGYYEVVGESEPGRCGAGGTSRAAARSAAPSATTGPGDDDGPRGPRKKKNGVKDASGAGLPKVDAASARKTTAATNTPSPAKEVADAARTAASGGTASAVDRHEVAASLCEVTLLPPLPKDLHVSNECMSFLRMCFRPRAADRPSAGELLHEPWFLNCAVPQLLRAAREGRPMNGTTGDEIIAGSSGSRFGVIEQWVERNLACDDESRCEAWLNSDALPLLVPVLTPRIMTPKYIGDVMGRFSHFAEGGSSLATLFLNRLGSTDLWGVEELTSACDADHLATLFRRCCATQDAQVSVYTPTDPRALRFVLGLEKEKVLACVRALHSRLVLEPAAVAVTTTARSPTAVTDDAAVDLNDRSPTSCGPAAPAHVTPACAPASLQEQHEEQQYACERLLSDGGAAVLCQCVEAQCKAAFLSNTAPMMGWDTINLLVDVLSTIEPLAGGKMLLWGIRSGHSSLNATGGAGSGSGASVVRSLTVAATPRGGRGGEMNSTWDKSSPATGAPSLSSPLLVNPQGSVSAAGSGGQLNSLSSTMGLGHRTVSGLSPEPVEWITSVSWLLAVQEAARHLCEAAVRLLTRYIPVARECRAEHLEKAGVSLTATLVLVASSEVVSTEVRCAAVEALPQLQASSLRAARYLRDPVRCIALLALTLKRSYGVPALTSCLLTAITTMTTEKQMLAACTSCPWVWEALVSLLGEVEAADNTVAADCNRSQSVSHRVANTNVGPSEEGDAPSALPVVLASPTAVKSPSASSSSSNSSSASAAFADIIVVLLRWFAEVTPTALLSSAAAAAAAASGALPALGHSAAPPPLSVLLQSLRRQLIALSQNSLVCHGDLIPNVAKVLRHLTPLEAAAVAASTPTVTVA; from the coding sequence AGTACGTGGACCACATGCAGCAACACGATCGACTCTTCCTCGTGGAAGAGTTCACCGAGCAcgggtcgctgctgcgacgtctgaagaagaaaggcagaTTTGCGGAGGACATTGTTTGCCAATACGTCTATCAGGTGCTGACCGCCCTGTACCACATGGCCCCGTGGGGCGTCGTACACGGCGACCTGAAGGCGTCCAACATCCTTCTCTTCGATGGGGATGTTGTGAAGCTGAACGACTTTGCACTACGCTCGCGTGCCGAGGACGAGCACGAGGATGCAGAGCGGCACATCACTGCTTCCTCCACGTCGTCTGCCGAAGCATCGTCCCTCACGAGGGGCAGCCGCGCTGGGAGAAGCACTAGTGAAGAGGGTGCTGGCATCGCCCTCTCGGGGTTCCGTGGCTCCGCCTACTGGGCAGCGCCGGAGGTCCTCAGCGGCGCCTCTAAggcaacggcggcgagcGACATCTGGTCGGTGGGCTGTCTcgtggtggagctgctgacGGGCACCCCGCCGTACTTCGAACGCACCATCCACAACGCCATCTATCACATCCTCAAGGGCTATTACGAGGTGGTCGGCGAAAGCGAGCCCGGCCGttgcggtgctggcggcacCTCGCGCGCCGCGGCCCGCTCCGCGGCCCCAAGCGCCACAACGGGCCCTGGCGACGATGACGGACCGCGCGGGCCgcggaagaagaagaacggAGTGAAGGATGCGAGTGGTGCGGGGTTACCAAAGGTGGATGCTGCGTCcgcgaggaagacgacggCCGCGACGAACACTCCCAGTCCGGcgaaggaggtggcggatGCGGCCAGGACAGCGGCATCTGGGGGCACTGCAAGTGCAGTAGACCGACATGAAGTGGCCGCATCTCTCTGTGAGGTGACACTTCTCCCACCGCTTCCCAAGGATCTGCACGTCAGCAACGAGTGTATGTCGTTTCTACGGATGTGCTTCCGCCCCCGCGCGGCGGACCGGCCGTCGGCTGGAGAGCTGCTCCATGAGCCGTGGTTCCTGAACtgcgcggtgccgcagctTCTGCGAGCGGCGCGGGAAGGTCGGCCTATGAACGGAACCACAGGGGACGAGATCatcgccggcagcagcggcagccgcttTGGGGTGATCGAGCAGTGGGTGGAACGCAACCTAGCTTGTGATGACGAGAGTCGGTGCGAGGCGTGGCTGaacagcgacgcgctgccgctgctggtcccGGTGTTGACCCCGCGTATTATGACACCCAAATACATTGGAGACGTAATGGGGCGCTTTTCCCACTTTGCCGAGGGTGGTTCATCCTTGGCGACGCTCTTTCTGAACCGGCTGGGGTCGACCGATCTctggggggtggaggagttgACGTCGGCGTGCGACGCGGACCACCTCGCCACACTCTTccggcggtgctgtgcgaCGCAAGATGCACAGGTGTCCGTGTACACTCCGACAGACCCGCGTGCACTGCGCTTCGTCTTGGGCctggagaaggaaaaggtcCTGgcatgtgtgcgcgcgctgcacTCGCGCCTCGTGCTGGAGCcggcggctgtggcggtgACTACGACTGCGAGATCGCCGACCGCCGTCACGGACGATGCCGCAGTTGATCTGAACGACCGCTCCCCCACCTCGTGTGgccccgcagcgcctgcgcatgTGACTCCGGCTTGCGCGCCGGCATCTCTTCAAGAACAGCACGAGGAACAACAGTATGCCTGTGAACGGCTActcagcgacggcggcgcggcggtgctgtgccAGTGCGTCGAGGCACAGTGCAAGGCTGCCTTCTTGAGTAACACAGCGCCGATGATGGGGTGGGACACGATTAACCTTTTGGTTGACGTGCTCTCCACCATCGAGCCACTGGCGGGTGGGAAGATGCTGCTGTGGGGGATCAGGAGTGGCCACAGCTCCCTGAACGCcactggaggcgcaggtaGTGGTAGTGGAGCTTCGGTTGTTAGATCActgacggtggcggcaacCCCACGCGGAGGACGAGGTGGCGAGATGAACAGCACCTGGGACAAGTCATCGCCAGCGACGGGTGCCCCATCTTTGTCGTCACCGCTCTTGGTGAACCCACAGGGGTCAGTGTCGGCGGCAGGCAGTGGCGGCCAGCTGAACTCCCTAAGCAGCACCATGGGCTTGGGGCACCGCACTGTCAGTGGGCTTTCACCAGAGCCAGTGGAGTGGATCACCTCCGTGTCGTGGCTGCTCGCAGTGCAGGAAGCGGCGCGGCACCTGTgcgaggcagcggtgcgcctgCTTACCCGCTACATTCCAGTCGCCAGAGAGTGCAGAGCCGAGCATCTCGAGAAGGCTGGTGTCAGCCTAACGGCAACGCTGGTCCTCGTAGCCTCGAGCGAGGTGGTCAGCACCGAGGTGCGATGCGCAGCCGTCGAAGCTCTGCCACAACTGCAGGCGAGCTCTCTCCGTGCGGCTCGGTACCTGCGCGACCCAGTGCGATGTATTGCCCTGCTGGCCCTCACCCTGAAGAGGTCTTACGGTGTCCCTGCCCTGACATCGTGTCTGCTCACAGCCATCACCACCATGACGACCGAGAAGCAGATGCTAGCGGCCTGCACCAGCTGCCCGTGGGTGTGGGAGGCACTAGTGTCCTTGTTGGGGGAGGTGGAAGCAGCCGACAATACCGTTGCCGCCGATTGCAACCGTAGCCAATCGGTCTCCCACAGAGTCGCTAACACCAACGTTGGCCCGTCCGAGGAGGGTGACGCCCCGTCTGCTTTACCAGTAGTATTGGCAAGCCCTACAGCAGTCAAATCACCTagcgcaagcagcagcagcagcaacagcagcagcgcttccgCTGCCTTTGCCGACATTATCGTTGTTCTCTTGCGTTGGTTCGCAGAGGTGACgccgacagcgctgctgagcagtgcagcagcagcagcggcagcggcatcgggGGCATTGCCTGCCCTCGGTCATTCAGCcgcgcccccacccctctctgtgttgctTCAGTCACTTCGCCGTCAGCTCATAGCGCTGTCGCAGAACAGTCTTGTCTGTCACGGTGATCTCATACCGAATGTAGCAAAGGTGCTGCGGCATTTGACTCCTCTcgaagccgccgccgtcgccgcgtcaACGCCGACAGTGACGGTGGCATGA